In Candidatus Zixiibacteriota bacterium, the following are encoded in one genomic region:
- a CDS encoding efflux RND transporter permease subunit: MILADTAIKRPVFTVMVIAALMVLGVFSYNRMAVDLFPDVDFPFVVVVTVYPGAGPEAVESEITKRIEDQINTISGLKHLQSSSREGVSQVVAQFELGEDPADKALEVREKISAILADLPDDAEAPIIQRYDPDSDPIMSLVVSGSRPLKELTTLTKDVIKKRLESVPGVGAVSLIGGAEREIQIGLDADRLKAFAVSVEEVAGAVRMANVEFPAGRIDRGRSELTLRTLGKYSDWRDFGRLVVAHRQGDPIRLSDLAVVSDSVREQRNLSRFNGREAVSLDIVRQSGANTVRVADEVVRRIGELKGELPGDVDITVAVDNSVFIRDAVHDVMVNIYYGGLLAVLVIFVFLINWRTTLISALAIPTSIISSFTLMSLLGFTINFMSLLGLSIAVGLLIDDAIVVIENIYRNFHGGADNRTAAARGTSEIGLAVLATTFTIVVVFVPVAFMGGIVGRFFYQFGMTVAVSVLVSLFVAFTLTPMLFSRLVTHPEEHESARRGRWFGERWLNTFDRGFNHGFDWVKRRYRGVLAWALDHRAATMAIAVVGFLASFGLVPLIGTEFLPQQDQAQVFVQFEAAPGTSLRETAALTAQVEERIRPLPEVRNIYTAIGSGQRGVNEGVTTVLLSPKSERQRGALEILSDIRRRTRDLPGLYLSLSLEPQGEHSRPISLSVQGEDLRILRRIAGAVEDSTRSVPGARDVRNSLVGSRPEAQIIVERDRASELGLSMAGITSALRLLVEGDDITTYKEGNEEYKVRLRLAGADRADAWAVENLMIHSERDVPGQEHFFVPLKQVARLDQRGGPTEIRRYDRRREVLISGNIAADVFAGDVRDVALTKVRNIPTPPGYSIRATGEAEIQEESFGHIFTALFLAVIFIYFVLASQYESFTDPLAIMLSLPMALVGAFGGLFLFGSAISIISLIGVVLLMGLVTKNAILLVDFVKQARARGESRRDAILAAGPIRLRPILMTTLATIFGVLPLALGFGPGAELRAPMARAVIGGLISSTALTLLVVPVVYTLLDDLMTRLLRRKR; encoded by the coding sequence GTGATTCTCGCCGACACGGCCATCAAGCGGCCGGTCTTCACCGTCATGGTCATCGCGGCCCTGATGGTGTTGGGGGTTTTCTCCTACAACCGGATGGCGGTCGATCTGTTTCCCGACGTGGACTTCCCGTTCGTCGTGGTTGTGACGGTCTATCCGGGTGCCGGGCCGGAGGCGGTTGAGTCGGAAATCACCAAGCGGATCGAGGATCAGATCAACACGATCTCCGGCCTGAAACACCTGCAGTCCAGCTCCCGCGAGGGTGTGTCGCAGGTCGTGGCGCAGTTCGAGTTGGGAGAGGATCCTGCCGACAAAGCGCTTGAGGTCCGGGAAAAGATCTCGGCCATTCTCGCCGACCTGCCGGACGACGCCGAGGCGCCGATCATCCAGCGCTATGACCCCGATTCCGATCCGATCATGTCGTTGGTCGTTTCCGGAAGCCGTCCGCTCAAGGAACTGACCACGCTCACGAAGGATGTGATCAAGAAACGCCTGGAGTCCGTTCCCGGCGTGGGTGCGGTGTCGTTGATCGGCGGCGCCGAACGTGAGATTCAAATCGGCCTGGATGCAGACCGCCTGAAGGCCTTCGCGGTGTCGGTCGAGGAGGTCGCCGGTGCGGTCCGGATGGCGAACGTGGAATTCCCCGCCGGACGGATCGATCGCGGCCGCTCGGAGTTGACGTTGCGCACGTTGGGCAAGTACAGCGACTGGCGTGATTTTGGACGCTTGGTCGTGGCCCACCGTCAGGGCGACCCCATTCGTCTCTCCGATCTGGCCGTCGTCTCGGACAGCGTCCGCGAGCAACGCAATCTGTCGCGATTCAACGGGCGTGAGGCGGTCTCGTTGGACATCGTGCGTCAGTCCGGCGCCAACACGGTGCGGGTGGCCGACGAGGTGGTCCGCCGCATCGGTGAACTGAAAGGAGAGCTACCGGGAGACGTCGACATCACGGTGGCGGTCGACAATTCCGTGTTCATTCGCGATGCCGTTCACGACGTGATGGTTAACATCTACTATGGCGGCCTGTTGGCCGTCCTGGTCATCTTCGTGTTTTTGATCAACTGGCGGACAACGCTGATCTCCGCGCTGGCGATTCCCACCTCGATCATCAGCTCGTTCACGCTGATGTCGCTTCTGGGGTTCACGATCAACTTCATGAGCCTCCTCGGTCTGTCGATTGCGGTCGGCCTGTTGATCGATGACGCCATCGTTGTGATCGAGAACATCTACCGGAATTTCCACGGTGGCGCGGACAACCGCACCGCCGCCGCGCGCGGGACCAGCGAGATCGGCCTGGCCGTGTTGGCCACAACGTTCACGATCGTCGTCGTCTTCGTCCCGGTGGCGTTCATGGGAGGCATCGTCGGACGCTTCTTCTACCAGTTCGGCATGACGGTCGCCGTGTCGGTGCTCGTGTCACTGTTCGTTGCCTTCACGCTGACGCCGATGTTGTTCTCGCGGCTGGTGACCCACCCTGAGGAGCATGAAAGTGCACGTCGCGGCCGCTGGTTCGGAGAGCGGTGGCTGAACACATTTGACCGGGGATTCAACCACGGCTTCGATTGGGTCAAGCGGCGTTACCGGGGTGTGCTGGCCTGGGCGCTCGACCACCGCGCGGCCACGATGGCGATTGCGGTCGTGGGGTTTCTCGCCAGTTTCGGATTGGTGCCGTTGATCGGCACGGAGTTTTTGCCCCAACAGGATCAGGCCCAGGTGTTCGTTCAGTTTGAGGCCGCTCCCGGCACATCGCTCCGTGAAACCGCCGCGCTCACCGCTCAGGTGGAAGAACGCATCCGCCCACTGCCCGAAGTCCGCAACATCTATACCGCCATCGGATCCGGACAGCGCGGCGTGAACGAAGGCGTGACGACCGTGCTCCTCTCCCCAAAGTCCGAGCGACAGCGCGGCGCCCTGGAGATTCTGTCCGACATCCGCCGGCGGACTCGGGATCTGCCCGGGTTATATCTCTCGCTATCGCTGGAGCCGCAAGGTGAGCACAGCCGTCCGATCAGTTTGTCGGTTCAGGGAGAGGACCTGCGAATTCTGCGACGAATCGCCGGGGCGGTGGAGGACTCGACACGTTCCGTTCCGGGCGCCCGCGACGTGCGGAATTCGCTGGTCGGCTCACGCCCGGAGGCACAGATCATCGTGGAGCGCGACCGTGCCAGCGAGCTGGGTCTGTCGATGGCGGGGATCACCTCGGCACTGCGGCTGCTGGTCGAGGGCGACGACATCACCACCTACAAGGAAGGCAACGAGGAATACAAGGTGCGGCTGCGGCTGGCCGGCGCGGACCGTGCCGATGCCTGGGCCGTCGAGAACCTCATGATCCATAGCGAGCGCGATGTCCCGGGACAGGAGCATTTCTTTGTGCCGCTCAAGCAGGTGGCGCGGCTCGACCAGCGCGGCGGCCCGACCGAGATCCGTCGCTATGACCGTCGCCGTGAGGTCCTGATCTCCGGGAACATCGCTGCGGATGTCTTCGCCGGTGACGTGCGCGATGTGGCCCTCACCAAGGTGCGGAACATCCCCACGCCGCCGGGATACTCGATCAGGGCCACCGGTGAGGCGGAAATCCAGGAGGAATCGTTCGGACACATCTTCACCGCCCTGTTTCTGGCGGTGATCTTCATCTACTTCGTGCTTGCCTCGCAATACGAGAGCTTCACCGATCCTCTGGCGATCATGCTGTCGTTGCCGATGGCGCTGGTCGGCGCCTTCGGCGGGTTGTTCCTCTTCGGCAGCGCCATATCGATCATCTCCCTGATCGGGGTCGTGCTGTTGATGGGTTTGGTCACGAAGAACGCGATTCTGTTGGTCGACTTCGTCAAACAGGCACGCGCTCGGGGTGAGAGCCGTCGGGATGCGATCCTGGCCGCGGGACCGATCCGTCTGCGGCCGATCCTGATGACGACGCTGGCGACGATCTTCGGCGTCCTTCCTCTCGCGTTGGGATTCGGTCCCGGCGCCGAGTTGCGCGCGCCGATGGCCCGCGCAGTGATCGGCGGACTGATTTCCTCGACGGCGCTGACGCTGCTGGTCGTTCCGGTCGTCTACACGCTGCTGGACGATCTGATGACGCGTCTCCTCCGGCGCAAACGATAG
- a CDS encoding DUF502 domain-containing protein, with protein sequence MDTEPTESRRIGRQILKSVQRTFVSGIVVTVPIIVTWFVLSFLFRTLDGILKPLLARLAGREVPGLGLIATIVVIFLVGILVRNVIGSRVVGFGELLFVRTPLVRTVYSAAKQLVEAVASPTRKSYTRAVLIEYPRKGIYMVGFASGRTRLEDGTSSETLVAVYLPSTPTPVTGWVVLVPAAEIIDLGMSTEDAIKYVVSGGFAAPPAMVRSRPGTVEA encoded by the coding sequence ATGGACACCGAGCCCACAGAGTCCCGGCGCATCGGCCGGCAAATTCTCAAGAGCGTCCAGCGGACCTTCGTTTCCGGCATTGTTGTGACGGTGCCGATCATCGTCACCTGGTTTGTTCTCAGCTTTCTGTTTCGCACGCTCGACGGGATCCTCAAACCGCTTCTCGCCCGTCTTGCCGGGCGAGAAGTCCCGGGGCTGGGGCTCATTGCGACCATCGTCGTGATCTTCTTGGTGGGCATTCTGGTGCGCAATGTCATCGGCTCGCGCGTCGTCGGCTTTGGCGAACTGCTGTTTGTACGCACCCCCTTGGTGCGTACGGTTTACTCGGCCGCCAAGCAACTGGTCGAGGCCGTGGCCTCGCCGACGCGCAAGTCGTACACCCGGGCCGTACTGATCGAGTATCCCCGCAAGGGCATCTACATGGTCGGATTCGCCTCCGGGCGGACACGACTTGAAGACGGCACATCGAGCGAGACGTTGGTCGCCGTCTATCTGCCGTCGACGCCGACGCCGGTCACCGGATGGGTCGTCTTGGTTCCGGCCGCTGAGATCATTGACTTGGGCATGTCCACCGAAGACGCAATCAAATACGTGGTGTCGGGCGGGTTCGCCGCGCCGCCGGCGATGGTCCGATCCCGTCCCGGCACCGTGGAGGCATAG
- a CDS encoding PAS domain-containing protein: protein MLDAATLSAILDSLDTPVQFVTPDHIIRYMNKAAIAHFKEGDTLLGRSLMDCHNEQSQATIHEVLAALRNGESERLITDKPEQRIYMRAVRNPVGEVIGYYERYERRDTSGAQLDSTRRKQGS from the coding sequence ATGCTCGACGCCGCCACACTGTCCGCCATCCTCGACAGTCTCGACACGCCGGTGCAGTTCGTGACGCCGGATCACATCATCCGCTACATGAACAAGGCGGCGATCGCACACTTCAAAGAGGGCGACACCCTGTTGGGACGCTCCCTGATGGACTGCCACAATGAGCAATCGCAGGCCACGATCCACGAAGTGCTGGCGGCATTGCGCAATGGCGAGAGCGAACGGTTGATCACCGACAAGCCGGAGCAGCGCATCTACATGCGCGCCGTGCGGAATCCTGTCGGAGAGGTGATCGGGTACTACGAACGCTACGAGCGAAGAGACACGTCAGGAGCGCAACTCGATTCCACTCGCCGCAAGCAGGGTTCCTGA
- a CDS encoding methyltransferase domain-containing protein, translating into MSHERDYVLGTHDEEVDRLGLQHRVWRPRASAAWRKAGFTVGQTLLDLGCGPGYASVDLAEIVGPEGRIIAIDRSRRFLDVLEATRRQRGLDQITTLELDLDLANLPEAGADGAWSRWVFSFVKHPRALLERVAGSLKPRGVLAMHEYFAYATWEILPKATEFEEFVRVVMDTWRDEGGEADIGLDLPIWLGELGFEIRSLESIIEIVRPTDFVWQWPKAFVEVGLKRLVDLGRMTQQRATEILTAFQSREASPHALMITPAVLEIIAVLR; encoded by the coding sequence ATGAGCCACGAGCGCGACTATGTGCTGGGGACGCACGATGAAGAAGTGGACCGCCTGGGCTTGCAGCATCGTGTCTGGCGGCCGCGAGCATCGGCCGCCTGGCGAAAGGCGGGATTCACGGTCGGCCAAACACTGCTCGACCTTGGCTGTGGTCCGGGGTATGCATCGGTGGACCTGGCCGAGATTGTCGGACCAGAGGGACGCATCATCGCCATCGACCGGTCGCGACGGTTCCTGGATGTGCTGGAAGCGACCCGTCGTCAACGTGGCCTCGACCAGATTACGACTCTGGAACTCGACTTGGATCTGGCCAACCTGCCTGAGGCCGGCGCTGATGGGGCTTGGTCGCGGTGGGTTTTCTCCTTCGTCAAGCATCCGCGGGCGCTTCTGGAGCGAGTGGCCGGGTCGCTCAAGCCCCGCGGCGTACTGGCGATGCACGAGTACTTCGCTTATGCCACATGGGAGATTCTGCCGAAAGCGACGGAGTTCGAGGAATTCGTGCGCGTCGTGATGGACACCTGGCGCGATGAGGGAGGCGAGGCGGACATCGGCTTGGATTTGCCAATATGGCTTGGTGAACTCGGTTTTGAGATCAGATCGCTGGAATCGATCATCGAGATCGTCCGGCCAACCGACTTCGTGTGGCAATGGCCGAAGGCCTTTGTGGAGGTGGGGCTGAAGCGGCTGGTCGATCTGGGGCGGATGACACAGCAGCGAGCGACCGAGATCCTAACGGCGTTCCAGTCGCGTGAAGCATCGCCGCACGCGCTGATGATCACACCCGCGGTGCTGGAGATCATCGCCGTCCTGCGGTGA
- a CDS encoding CBS domain-containing protein, with product MRLAALLDPALVTADLKADSKTGAIGELMDLVVRKFPRIDRAGVLTSVAEREEIENTSFGRCYAFPHARTDLVNEMHVAVGISRKGIKAPTPDGKPLHVICLLLTPRNIAQLYLQTLSGLAALARDEKNLPRLIAARTGDEVIRVIWETGLTIRKHLTVRDLMHQNVVTVTPDDTLKEVANRLYRYKVSGVPVVDHDGRVVGIVSEVHLIKAALPNFESLIQNLAVSPDVEPFDDLLRREDEIKVRDIMTTRVFTTTEDTPIVEAAAQMLFRNIRRIPVVEGDNKLVGIILRRDIVSKVIRG from the coding sequence ATGCGACTGGCAGCACTGTTGGATCCCGCGTTGGTCACGGCCGATCTCAAGGCCGACTCCAAGACCGGGGCGATCGGCGAGTTGATGGACCTGGTCGTCCGCAAGTTCCCGCGCATCGACCGCGCCGGTGTCCTCACGTCGGTGGCGGAGCGCGAGGAGATTGAGAACACTTCCTTTGGTCGATGCTATGCCTTCCCGCACGCGCGCACCGACTTGGTGAATGAAATGCACGTTGCGGTCGGCATCTCGCGCAAGGGCATCAAGGCGCCGACTCCCGACGGCAAGCCGCTGCATGTGATCTGTCTGCTCCTAACCCCCCGCAACATCGCCCAACTGTACCTGCAAACGTTGTCCGGGCTGGCGGCTTTGGCCCGCGACGAGAAGAATCTCCCCCGTCTGATTGCCGCCAGGACCGGCGATGAGGTCATCCGCGTCATCTGGGAGACCGGTCTCACCATCCGCAAGCACCTGACGGTGCGCGACTTGATGCACCAGAACGTCGTCACCGTCACCCCCGACGACACGCTGAAGGAAGTCGCCAACCGGCTCTATCGTTACAAGGTCTCCGGGGTGCCGGTCGTCGACCACGACGGCCGTGTCGTCGGTATCGTCTCCGAGGTGCACCTGATCAAGGCGGCGCTGCCGAACTTTGAGTCGCTGATCCAAAACCTCGCGGTCTCGCCCGATGTCGAACCCTTCGATGATCTGTTGCGCCGTGAGGATGAGATCAAAGTCCGCGACATCATGACCACCCGCGTCTTCACCACGACCGAGGACACGCCGATTGTGGAAGCCGCCGCCCAGATGCTCTTCCGCAACATCCGCCGCATCCCCGTCGTCGAAGGCGACAACAAACTGGTGGGGATCATCCTCCGGCGGGATATTGTGAGCAAGGTGATCCGGGGGTAG
- a CDS encoding TSUP family transporter, translating to MNQVLLCLILGLAAGTFSGLVGLGGGLILIPALMFFFGLTQHQAQGTTLAILVPPIGLLAAWTYHKAGYVDVKIAALVCLGFFFGGLLGAKLATALSNAALQKIFAVVLIVIAVKMLLGK from the coding sequence ATGAACCAAGTGCTCTTGTGCCTGATTCTGGGACTGGCGGCGGGGACGTTCAGCGGCTTGGTGGGGCTTGGCGGCGGTCTGATTCTGATCCCGGCTCTGATGTTCTTCTTTGGTTTGACACAGCATCAGGCCCAGGGAACGACATTGGCGATTCTCGTCCCGCCGATCGGTCTCCTGGCGGCATGGACCTACCACAAAGCCGGTTACGTTGATGTGAAGATCGCCGCCCTTGTCTGCCTCGGTTTCTTTTTTGGCGGGCTTTTGGGTGCCAAGCTGGCGACCGCGTTATCGAACGCCGCACTCCAGAAGATCTTTGCCGTAGTTCTGATCGTGATTGCCGTGAAGATGCTACTGGGCAAGTGA
- a CDS encoding TetR/AcrR family transcriptional regulator, with translation MKTLVRTPLARSRPQTLRRRVRERAARHQDIVAAARDVFASRGFEKATLEEIAEHAELGKGTVYNYFESKESLFTAALESLLDDMREIASAAALESGSARQCFDRYTTRLVHYYRRNYDFCQMVSNECARVCHGGRGRRHRRLQDSMLAAVEPLAGALRQAIKTGEVRRADPMSLAIMFFGLLHEYFLHAPSVRGARVLRDTDLHTDLVVSVFFDGVGRARAASGV, from the coding sequence ATGAAGACCCTGGTTCGCACTCCGCTCGCCCGATCGCGCCCGCAGACGCTGCGCCGCCGGGTCCGTGAGCGCGCGGCCCGGCACCAGGACATTGTGGCCGCCGCGCGGGACGTCTTTGCGTCGCGCGGATTCGAGAAGGCCACGCTGGAAGAGATCGCCGAACATGCCGAATTGGGCAAAGGGACGGTCTACAACTATTTCGAAAGCAAGGAGAGTCTGTTCACGGCGGCACTGGAGAGTCTGTTGGACGACATGAGAGAGATTGCGTCAGCGGCGGCGCTTGAGTCCGGTTCCGCGCGTCAGTGCTTCGATCGGTACACGACCCGCCTCGTCCACTACTACCGGCGCAACTACGACTTTTGTCAGATGGTGAGCAACGAGTGTGCGCGCGTTTGCCACGGCGGCCGCGGTCGACGTCACCGGCGACTGCAGGACAGCATGCTCGCCGCCGTCGAGCCGTTGGCCGGAGCGCTCCGACAGGCCATCAAGACAGGCGAGGTGCGGCGCGCCGACCCCATGAGTCTGGCGATCATGTTCTTCGGTCTATTGCACGAGTATTTTCTGCATGCCCCGTCTGTTCGCGGCGCGCGCGTGTTGAGGGACACCGATCTGCATACCGACCTGGTCGTCTCCGTGTTCTTCGATGGGGTCGGTCGGGCTCGGGCAGCCTCGGGAGTGTAA
- a CDS encoding efflux RND transporter periplasmic adaptor subunit, which translates to MRIHRFESVRSRRALAALMLLSLAAGCGGAKQQVADEARLPVLVATAARMDLLRWRDYTGTVEGIHQANVYSRISEVVVRIHAREGDRIKAGQPLITFDESGPGTALRQARAVFEDAQRTKEKYDRLFSEGAVSELERDAHRTAYDVATANYEAARDATVLTAPISGIVTEIDARVGRQAAMGERLALIAEVDTIRVLVAVSVYESRELSVGQRVLVRSEMDTTVTAGGWIDAISTSADADTRTISVEVLAANPDGRFLPGMFVRLGIELEKRSQVVAVPREALVYRESGLGLFVVRDSVAHFVAVTAGPESGGVVEIASGLQPGESVVTLGQNNIQEGSKVNPAPAESGSPAP; encoded by the coding sequence ATGCGAATTCATCGATTCGAATCGGTCCGGTCACGCCGGGCACTGGCTGCCCTCATGTTGCTCTCGCTGGCTGCCGGCTGTGGCGGGGCCAAGCAGCAGGTGGCCGACGAGGCGCGGCTGCCGGTCCTAGTCGCGACGGCCGCCCGCATGGATCTGCTGCGGTGGCGCGACTACACGGGGACGGTGGAGGGGATCCACCAGGCGAATGTCTACTCGCGGATCTCCGAGGTCGTCGTGCGGATCCACGCGCGCGAAGGAGACAGGATCAAGGCGGGGCAACCGTTGATCACCTTCGACGAGTCCGGTCCGGGGACGGCGCTCCGGCAGGCACGGGCGGTCTTTGAGGACGCCCAGCGCACCAAGGAGAAGTACGATCGGTTGTTCAGCGAGGGAGCGGTCAGCGAATTGGAGCGCGACGCCCACCGAACCGCCTACGACGTGGCCACGGCCAACTACGAGGCGGCGCGGGACGCGACCGTCTTGACCGCGCCGATCAGTGGCATCGTCACCGAGATCGATGCGCGCGTCGGGCGTCAGGCAGCCATGGGTGAGCGTCTGGCGCTGATCGCCGAAGTCGACACGATTCGGGTCCTGGTGGCCGTCTCCGTCTACGAGTCGAGGGAACTGTCGGTCGGTCAGCGCGTGCTGGTTCGCTCGGAGATGGATACGACCGTGACCGCCGGGGGGTGGATCGATGCCATCTCGACGTCGGCGGATGCCGACACGCGGACGATTTCGGTCGAGGTGCTGGCCGCCAATCCGGACGGACGGTTTCTGCCGGGAATGTTCGTCCGGCTCGGCATCGAGCTGGAGAAGCGGTCGCAGGTCGTCGCGGTCCCCCGCGAAGCGCTCGTCTATCGCGAAAGCGGTCTGGGGCTCTTTGTCGTCCGTGACTCGGTGGCGCACTTTGTCGCCGTGACCGCGGGCCCCGAATCCGGCGGTGTCGTGGAGATAGCGTCGGGCCTGCAGCCCGGGGAATCGGTGGTCACACTCGGGCAGAACAACATCCAGGAGGGGTCGAAAGTGAATCCGGCGCCCGCCGAATCCGGGAGTCCGGCGCCGTGA
- the rpmG gene encoding 50S ribosomal protein L33, with the protein MAKAKRELIKLESTAGTGYFYITTKNKRKSEGKLELLKYDPKVRKHVLFKEKALK; encoded by the coding sequence ATGGCCAAGGCAAAGAGGGAACTGATCAAGCTCGAGAGCACCGCCGGCACCGGCTACTTCTACATCACCACGAAGAACAAGCGCAAGAGCGAGGGAAAGCTCGAACTGCTGAAGTACGACCCCAAGGTCCGCAAGCATGTGCTCTTCAAAGAGAAGGCGCTGAAGTAG
- a CDS encoding TolC family protein — MVWLHIRRSIGMAVLFLVSGLLHPGSARAQTSLSLQDAIARGLAHNESYRIALSEKDRAEALIVSARAGVFPRIDLAGNYSRAIKRPELVITGEENGQPFETRFRIGTKHSTFGGITAEQTLFEGGGVLAAWQAARSYREMQSELSALARVNLEAEVARAFLGAILAQALADVAEQNVHQAEAHYEVVDQKFKAGLASEYDHLRAHVGVATSRPQLIQAQSALDLARTQLKNLIGIGESEELTLIESEPDSADWESEDLELLIRRADSTRPDLAALGHEVRTRARGLDVYRAERWPTLKLTGAFNWQWNTDQRYGLREGELSRSWSAGLNLSYSLFDGFRKRGMIQAARVDVKQAELRRAELARRIALEVESARNQFREATQRLEAQREVVGEAERGLSIANLRYESGVGTQLEVLDAQLALATARVLAETARHDRRVARVEWRRAMGEPVLAIPVDAGER; from the coding sequence ATGGTGTGGTTGCACATTCGTCGGTCTATTGGGATGGCGGTGCTGTTCCTTGTCAGTGGCCTCCTGCACCCGGGGTCCGCCCGGGCGCAGACGTCACTGTCGCTGCAGGATGCGATCGCGCGCGGGTTGGCGCACAATGAGAGCTATCGGATTGCGCTGTCGGAGAAAGACCGGGCCGAGGCGTTGATCGTCAGCGCACGGGCCGGGGTCTTTCCCCGCATCGACCTGGCGGGCAATTACAGCCGCGCCATCAAGCGGCCGGAACTGGTCATCACCGGCGAGGAGAACGGCCAACCGTTTGAAACGCGCTTTCGGATCGGCACCAAGCACTCGACCTTCGGCGGCATCACGGCGGAGCAAACCCTCTTTGAAGGCGGCGGAGTCCTGGCCGCCTGGCAGGCCGCACGTTCATACCGGGAGATGCAATCCGAGCTGTCCGCGCTGGCCCGCGTCAATCTGGAGGCCGAAGTGGCACGCGCCTTCCTGGGAGCGATTCTCGCACAGGCCTTGGCGGACGTCGCGGAACAGAATGTGCACCAGGCGGAGGCCCATTACGAGGTGGTCGACCAGAAGTTCAAGGCCGGTTTGGCGTCGGAATACGATCATCTGCGCGCCCACGTGGGCGTCGCCACCTCGCGGCCACAGTTGATCCAGGCGCAGAGCGCGCTCGATCTGGCCAGAACACAATTGAAGAACCTGATCGGCATCGGGGAGTCCGAGGAACTGACGCTGATCGAATCGGAGCCCGATTCGGCCGATTGGGAATCGGAGGATTTGGAGTTGCTGATTCGGCGCGCCGACTCGACCCGTCCGGATCTCGCCGCACTGGGCCACGAGGTGCGGACACGCGCCCGCGGCCTCGACGTTTACCGCGCCGAACGGTGGCCCACATTGAAGCTCACGGGTGCGTTCAACTGGCAATGGAATACTGACCAACGGTACGGACTCCGCGAGGGCGAGCTGAGCCGCTCATGGTCGGCGGGGCTGAATCTCTCCTATTCCCTGTTTGACGGTTTCCGTAAGCGGGGGATGATCCAAGCAGCGCGGGTTGACGTCAAGCAGGCGGAATTGCGGCGCGCGGAGCTGGCACGCCGCATCGCCCTGGAGGTCGAGAGCGCGCGCAACCAGTTCCGTGAGGCGACCCAGCGACTGGAAGCACAGCGCGAGGTGGTCGGCGAGGCCGAACGCGGTCTGTCGATCGCCAATCTCCGCTATGAGTCCGGTGTCGGGACGCAGTTGGAGGTACTGGATGCGCAGTTGGCGCTGGCGACGGCGCGCGTGCTGGCGGAGACGGCGCGTCATGATCGACGTGTCGCCCGTGTCGAATGGCGACGCGCCATGGGCGAACCGGTGCTGGCGATTCCCGTCGATGCCGGTGAACGGTAG